The stretch of DNA ctactgactggctgagagtcatggtgaatcgcaggaagccgggggtgcagggccttgtctcccccacactctgtgacagggCGCCTGGTTCCAGCAGTTCCCTTTGATCACCAGCTGCACGTGTAGACTGAGCACACGCTGCGGCTGGGTGCTCCCATGCGCCTGCAACGCGTGTTATCGAGGCACCAGTGCTAGGTGAGGGCAAGGAACGGCGCTGCTGGCGTCCGGTCTGCAGAGCAGGCAGAGCTAACACAGatgctgtgtggggcagtctcTCCACAGCAtcaccttcccctctcccccttacttgctgcaggcggccctccccacgccccccctgccccagctccctctgcctaaatgccgacgacgaagaaaatgccgccccccaaatgctagtgccctaggcgaccgcctaggtcgcctaataggttgcaccagccctgcgtCCGGGCTGCAGCTCACTGCAGCAGAATCCAAAGGGGAATTGGAGCACAAGACGTCTTCCCCAGGTACCCACCCAGCAATGGGAAGGAACCCTGGCAgtgcctgcagccaggggagcGATGGCAAAGGCCGAGCAGACAGGAAGGGCAATGCTGGATCACAGCAGTGTCACTCCCAGGGACCCCAGCAAAGCGAAGGAGTCAGAGAGCTGGACTTGCTTCCCCGGAAGGGCCGGCTGCTGTAGCCAAGGGAGGGACAGTGCGCAGGAGGGAAGCAGTTCAGAGAACGCCACTCAGGCAGGCAGCGCTGTGACAGAGGAGAGAAGGAGCCGAGTCCACTACGTAcaggggagcagagtggggtCCAGCCGTCAGTAGCCACACACAGCAGTGGCAAAGGGCAATGCTACAAGCTGCTCCGGGACACTGGGCACGTGAGTAGCTGCAGACGGAGGACAGTGGTGGAGAGCAAACCGAGACAGCAGCGGAGCAGAGCTGGACAGCCGGCACACCCAGACAGCcatcagtctgtgtgcacatggctggaatgccaGCTGCGGCTGCTGCATCGCGCTGCGGTTTTTAATAAGAGTTGTTTTACAAGCATGGGGTCCGAGCGCGCTGTTACCCAGCAGTGGGCGCATTTCACACTTACTGTGGCGGGGCTGACGTAACGCAGATCCCGGTGCTGGCCATCCTCCAGcggcagagagcagggctgggggcaccaaCAGAGACAGGCATTGGCACAAAAACAGAGCTGAAGGGAtatccctgctctccctggggagggACATATGTATCCCCTGTCTGCCACCACACACACGCCCTGTGCTCCCTGGAGTGggacgccccccctcccccacatgctcTGCCCTCCTTGGAGCAggatgtccccttcccccacacgcATACACGTCCTACCTTCCCTGGAGCCGAGAGGTGAGGCGTTCACCTTAGTCACAGACTGGCCCCTGGGGCAGGCATGTTCACTGtatggtgctggaggggcagccggCACCCTCCTGGGACGGGGAGGACGGGCGGATGCTCTGCGCCCCCGCGGGGCCTGTGgcaggaagggctgggggtgctaGCAGACGAGGCCAGCCCGCCTAAGGAGAGCAGCACAGCCTCGCTGGCCCCAGGAGAGAggccggggcctggggcctgggctctgggcagggaagCGAGGATTTCGGTCACTGCCCAGGGTGATGGGCCCTTGCGGAGCGATTGGGCTGGGGGGCGGCGAGCTCACGGGACAGGTACGATCCACTCACCCTGGAAAAATCCCCAGTCAGGATCTCGCCATCCGtcccaggggctggagcaggagagaggccagagctgccctgggagaggggacgAGGGGAAGCCGGAGTGTCAGAGACACAGGGACGGGGGAGAGAGGCAAATACAGCACCAGCAGCGTCACCCCGTCTGGCTTCCCTCTGGCcatgcctccccctgcccctggccagcctggcGCGGGACTTGCCCTGAGCCCACGCGCAAGCCGGGCAAAGCGACCGGCTCCGTCTCTCGGCGCCTGAGCCCTGCCTGACCCAGGTGGGGCCCTGTCTGCAAGCGCCGGACGTCCCTGCTCCCCAGGcaggctgcagctccagcccctggTAAGGCTCCCACAGGGGGGCACGGGTGGGTGCTCATGTTTGTGCGCCGCCTCGGCTGCCTTGGCGGCACTCAGACCTCCGAGCGTTTGACCTTTACGAATCCCCAGCCCAGCGCTGTGCCCGGAAGAGTCAAACCCCGGGGAAATCGACCAGCTGCAGCAAACCCCACAGGCTGTGAGCGGCCCAGGGGAGGGCAGATGGTTTGGGGGCGATTCGGGACTGTGGGGGACACCCTGTGAACAGTAACTGGTGTGCTGGTGCCGGGCTGTGAGCCCCCGCGGCGTGGCACTGCAGGCAGCCAGAgctacagggcaggtggtgacccCAAACGCCCCAGCCTCCCAGCTCAGTCTGTCCCCAGCACACGGCCGTGCTCCCCAAATATCCCCGTGGGCGGATCAGACAGCACTGCCCCCACTCACCTTGGcccttccttcccctggtcccTGGCTGGCTCCTCGCAGGCGCttgctctggggggagggcagaagggaGGGAGCCATGACAAGGCTGCCCAGGACAGGGGGTGAGTGGGGAAGGAAAACGTGCTAGTGTCAGAGCAGGAGGCGGGTGGAGCGGGTGCAGAACAAGGCCAGGCACGGAGGGGGGCCGGGCGGGGTCGggcgggtgcagggcagggcacagagcgggggcagggcagggcagggcgggtgcagggcagggctgggcgcgGGGCCGGGTGCAGGGCGGGGCCGGGCACAGAGCAGGTGCAGGGCGGGGCCAGGCAGAGCGGGtgcagggcggggcagggcacagagcgggggcagggcagggcacggaGCGGGTGCAGGGCGGGGCCGGGCAGAGTGGGTGCAGGGCGGGGCCGGGCACGGAGCGGGTGCAGGGCGGGGCCGGGCAGagcgggtgcagggcagggacGGGCACGGAgcgggtgcaggatgaggccggGCACAGACcgggtgcagggcagggccaggcagagccggtgcagggcggggccgggcacggagcgggggcagggccaggcagagcgggtgcagggcggggccgggcacggagcgggggcagggccaggcagagcgggtgcagggcggggccgggcacggagcggggggcagggccaggcagagcgggtgcagggcggggccgggcacggagcgggggcagggccagtCAGAGCGggtgcagggcggggctgggcacggagcgggggcagggcggggccgggCACAGAGCGGGTGCAGGGCGGGGCCGGGcacggagtgggggcggggccaggcagagcgggggcagggcggggccgggcacggagcgggggcagggccaggcagagcgggggcagggcggggccgggcacggagcgggggcagggccaggcagagcgggtgcagggcggggccgggcacggagcgggggcagggcggggtgcGTGTGGCGGGGTACCAGGCAGGGAGCAGTCAtggggcagaggggccaggccTGCAGAGATAGCCCCGTCCATCCTGCCCCTGTTCTTAGCCCGATGCCGCAGCCCTGTGGCTTTGTGCATGCCGCTGTCTCGCTATAACTCGAGTGCGCTGGGACCGGTGCCAGGCAGGGCTGTATAAATCCATGCCAGCGATGCCAGCCTCACCTGTGCTTCAGTACTGCCCATCACGCTGCCCCCACCTCACACAGAGCCCTGGGCTAGAAgagccagctgggggggggaaaggctggtTCCTACCCCACCAGGCAGGCTCTGAAGGGGCCCAGTGCCCGCCCCTCGGGGCTGGGAACAAGCAAGCACCGGCCAGCCCACAGGGGCACGTCTGGGGACGTGGAAGGGCCCGACCCAGTGGGGTGCAGAGTGTGCCCGGCAATGCCAGGGcagggtactggggctgcagaatgGCCGTGTTCGTGCCCTCGAGCCCAGGGAGGGGGATAGGACAGCGACCCACaggccctgcccatgccctgcacggtcccttccccgcccctcagACACAGCCCGGGTACTCACGGAGCGGGGCAGGCTGCAACGCGAGGGCATCTGACTGCAGCTGAGAAGAGAACCAGAGCCAGGGGGTGAGTGCGGCCCCAGTGGGCAGCAGCCTCCCGGCCAGGCACacaggcagtgtgtgtgggggggctatggggtGCACTGCATGTGCCAGTGGAGCTAGGGGGAGCACTGCATGTGCTGGGGGGCTATGGGGCACACTGTGGGGGGCTATGGGGCACACTGTGGGGACTATGGGGAGCACTATGGGGGCTAGGaggaacacggtgggggggctctggggagcagtggggggctatggggcaCACTGTGGGGGGCTATGGGGAGCACTGTGGGGACTATGGGGAGCACTATGGGGGGCTAGGAGGAACacggtggggggctctggggagcagtggggggctatggggcaCACTGTGGGGGGCTATGGGGAGCACTGTGGGGACTATGGGGAGCACTATGGGGGGCTAGGaggaacacggtgggggggctctggggcacactgtggggggggctatcaccccagctcggggggggcgggctggtgCAGAGGAGCCGTGGGCGTGGGGGGCGCGTGGACGGGTGCGGCAGCAGAGGCTGGTCGGTGCGGCAGGCTGGCAGCAGAGCTCCTCGTGGGGCAGGGAAGAGCCAGCCTGGCGCAGGCTGAGCTGCCTGGGGGGAGCGGTGGCACCACGAGGCAGCGGAGCAGCCCCCCAGGGCTGGCAGAGGCCGGGCAGCCCCTGAGCAGCGGGTGCTGGGAGTGCGAGCGGCCTGGCACGTACTGCAGGGGGAcccatgggcagcagagactggggcCCCCgtggggacacccccccccccggccactgCTCCAACGGGGTCTCAGCCCCAGGTACTGGCTTGCTGCAGGTGACCCATAATAACCCTCCCCTGGGACAGACACAGCGgggcctctgctctgccccccagcctgcctgGGACGCCCCCAGACAGCGACGCTGCCTGTTCCCCGCTCCCACCCCTCCAGGTACCTGccctcgctgctgctgctgctgcaggcctgGGGGCTGAGCGAGGGCTCCAGCGCGCCACCTGGGACAGAGAGAGCGGGTCAGTGGGGCgctggccggggggcgggggctgcgcaGAGGGGCTGGTGCTGacctgtgggtgtgggtgttacCGCAGGAGCCAACAGCTGCGAGCCAGCGGGGCTCGGAGTCAGGGCATCTGGGGACAGCCTCAGCCTTCTCCTTGGGGTGATGCTGCGGGAGAGAGCAGCCCGTGACCACCCTGCCACccaccatcctcctcctcatctgcCGTCACCCTCCTCGCCCGCCGTCACCCTGCCACCCGCCGTCACCCTCCTCGCCCGCCGTCACCCTGCCACCCACTGTCACCTTGCCACCCGCCGTCACCCTCCTCGCCCGCCGTCACCCTGCCACCCGCTGTCACCCTCCTCGCCTGCTGTCACCCGCCATCCTCCTCCTCGCCCGCCGTCACCCTCCTCGCCCgccatcctcctcctcacccGCCGTCACCCTGCCACCCACTGTCACCCTGCCACCCGCCATCACCCTCCTCGCCCACCGTCACCCTGCCACCCACTGTCACCCTGCCACCCGCTGTCACCCTGCCACCCGCTGTCACCCTCCTCGCCTGCTGTCACCCGCCATCCTCCTCCTCGCCCGCCATCACCCTCCTCGCCCGCCATCCTCCTCCTCGCCCGCCGTCACCCTGCCACCCGCTGTCACCCTCCTCGCCCGCTGTCACCCTGCCACCCGCTGTCACCCTCCTCGCCTGCTGTCACCCGCCATCCTCCTCCTCGCCCGCCGTTACTCTCTCGCCCGCTGTCACCCTCCTCACCCACCATCACCCTGCCACCCACTGTCACCGCCACCCGCTGTCACACTCCTCGCCTGCTGTCACCCGCCATCCTCCTCCTCGCCCGCCGTCACTCTCCTCACCCGCCATCACCCTCCTCACCTGCTGACACCCGCCATCCTCCTCCTCGCCCACCGTCACCCTCCTCGCCCGCCGTCACCCTGACACCCATCGTCACCATGGGGGGCAGGTACCTCTCCACACAGCTGAGATGTCCCATGTTCGTGCACAAGTCGCCGACGGGTGATGGCCCCAGCTCAGGGGTGAAGATGAGCCAGGCAGGCGGGTGGATGGCCCGGTTCCCTGGGTGGGGGCTGGCACCCTCGGGGCTGGCCATCGCGGACGGGCCTTGTCGTGGGgtctgctgccagggccgggaACCACCCCGCTGCCCAGGAGCTCCTCCCCAGTGAGCTAAAGACGCCCACAAGCAGCTGGTCCCCTGCCCTGGCCAGCCGGGGGCTGCTGTCCTGCCTAGAGCTCGGATGGCCTGGGGCCGCTCTGCCCCCTCGGTGTGCCTCTGCCCGTCCCCACCTCGCTCCTCCCTCAGCTCAGCTCCTGTCGCCAGCCCTGCGTTTAAATGTCCCGCTGCCAATGGGGAGAGACCAAACCCTCCCTGGTCACCGTTGCTACAGCAAGCTCTCTCCCCTGGGGACAACACTTCAGTTGCAAGGGCTGGGGGGCAACCTGCTTCCTGCTGCCCAAGCTCTGCCAGCTGCCCCGGGCTGCCCCCCGCGTGGGAGAGCTCCAGAGCCAAGGCATCTCTGCACGGaccccccacagctgccccttccccctctgcctccctggcTGCGACTGGCCGTTGCTCTATTGTCCTGGCAGCACAAAGCCTTTCTCTGTCGGACGCCCCGCGCTCCAGGCCCGGCAGAATCCCCCGCGCCAGGCAgccagccgccctcccctgcccccggggGCACAGCTGACACGGCTCAGACGGCTCGTGTTCCCCACGTCTGGCTCGGCCGCAGACTTGTCCCCGGAGCTCTGGCCTTGCCGGCCCCACGGCACAGCTCCCCCGTGCCCCTGGCAGGGCACAATGCCAGCGGGGGCTCTCTGGCTGCGACGCAGCCCCCCCGATGGCAGCTTAGGAGCCCCTGTGGCAGGAGCTGCCTGTCCTTGTCTCTGAGGGACCCTTGAGTCCTTGGCTTTGGCGGGCTCTAGTGCCCGTATCTGCTGCGGTGCAGGGAGCCGATTTCAGGgcctggcagagcaggggctgggcgtgTTCGGAGAGCAGTTTGTTTGTATACACACACCCTGGTTCCCTGAGAACACACTGCATTCGGGTCAGGCACCGGCGCCCTGTCCCCtgctcccttgcctgcccctctCCGGGGTCCCACACGCATCTCAGCCAAACCCGCTGCTTAGCACCCAGCCGCCTTGCTCCAGCCTTACGCTGGGTGTCCCCTCTGgcagctgccccgaggaggaggcCCGGCGGCCGGCCGCTGGCAGGGGGCACGCAGGGATCCCCAGGAACGAGTTCAGCTCAGCCTGTTCCCTACAAGTCAGCGAAAGCCCCACGCCGGCAGCCTGGCTACCGGACCATAAGGCGCGATCCTGCTCCGGGGCCGTGTTGAGATCATGCCTGGTAGAAAAGAGGCGCATGGAATTGGAAATGAATGGACCAAAATCGgggtgtcagaaattaggcctaattagtGAACagaataatgaggggatgggctagtccccacccctcccctgtggGACCCTTAAcaaccccagaaggggagagcAAGTGGGCAAAGATGGGGACTGAAAGGAGCAAAATTTGCCACCCGCGCCTTCATCatccagagccagaaagagaccCAGTGACACCTCCGGCTGGGATGTGAGCTCTGCTCTCCGGCTGTCACACCTCCCCGCACCCCAGGTGTCCTCTTCCTTCGCTGTATGTCTTCCCTTTCCTCGCTCCCTCGCCCGCTCCTGCTCACCCAGAGTCTGGCTCGGCTGGCCAGGGCTGCGCCTTTCCCAGCGTCGCTGGGAGACGGGACCAGAGAGGCAGGACAAGGATAAATTGCCTGACGCTGGTATAAGTTTTCCAGGGCTCAGCGGGGCTGCTCAGAGCATGGGCTGGGCCCGGGTTGCTCcagctgggaggaagcaagagggaGTCAGACCGAGAGCTGGAAGCTGCACGGGCAATGAGCACTGTCCCTGCAGGCTTCCCAGCTCCTGGGGCTTAGAAACAGGAGCCCCCTCTCCCAAgcctgccaggggaggggccaggtaAGTGTGTCCAGCCCTGACgcgtcttcactggcaacgtgGCTTGTGAGGTCGCGGCAGAGCGCGGGGAGAGCGCTCTCACAGctctctaaaaaacccacctccatgaggggcggagctcccagcactggggcactgtctacacgggcgctttacagcgctgaaacttgctgcgctcaggggggtggtttttcacccccctgagcgataaagttgcagcgctgtaacgtgcc from Emys orbicularis isolate rEmyOrb1 chromosome 7, rEmyOrb1.hap1, whole genome shotgun sequence encodes:
- the LOC135881050 gene encoding M-phase inducer phosphatase 3-like; translated protein: MASPEGASPHPGNRAIHPPAWLIFTPELGPSPVGDLCTNMGHLSCVERYLPPMVTMGVRVTAGEEGDGGRGGGWRVSAGGALEPSLSPQACSSSSSEGSCSQMPSRCSLPRSSKRLRGASQGPGEGRAKGSSGLSPAPAPGTDGEILTGDFSRPCSLPLEDGQHRDLRYVSPATVASLLCGQLAGVVEEYVVVDCRYPYEYAGGHIKGALNLYREEQLARWFLPDPLGTTPCPRSSVLIFHCEFSSERGPRLCRSLRRMDRDANQYPELWYPELYVLRGGYKEFYQHFQDLCEPQGYVHMRHKDFRAELRNYQRRKQPWSLRRIRKELFKPLFPGSPFP